Within the Trichoderma breve strain T069 chromosome 3, whole genome shotgun sequence genome, the region AATCGACTCACCGGCACTGGTTCGGAGAATCCGAAACTACAAATACGTGTGGGACAGAGCAAGTGAGTTAAGGAAGAAGGCTATTCGACAAGGGAAGCTACAGTTAGCGGCAGCGCTTGGCACCGAGAATTATAATCCCGAAAGGGACCTAGAGCTTCAGATGGCTCTTGGAGACTCTTCGGCAGTGAGTGCGCTCCAATACGATTTGGTGAGTTCAACTTTCGGGCTGAGAAGGTTGATGGCATCTGATAGAGCTCGCAAATATGGCGTGCAACGATATGCAGAGGACGAAGCCCCTGTGAAGgacagagagaagacagaACAGTGTATTGATGAactctttgctttctttaAAGTTCGAGAATATACCTATGTAGTGTAAGATCTATTCAACAGGTGTTCATAAGattaaaaagaaacattAATTCCATTAGAAGAATCTAAAGATACAAAAAGAATGCCCACTATCAGAGTCGAACTGATCACCTTGTCATGTCAAGTATTTACTAGTGACACGCTATACCGCTTAGCCAAGCGGGCAAAGAGCTTCTGCTGGCTGGTTCGATATGTTACGATACACCAGAAGCTTGTTGCCTATGTGTAGAAGATTGTCCTACTCACGAGAAACGGACAGTTTTATAGAGACGCTGTGTAACATAACCATGTTTCTTGTTATACTGTAATGTGAGTCAAGTGGCATCCTATAGACATTGGACAATTTGAACAAGATGTTaattgtttttgttttttaatACGTTAGCCGAGTAGGCCGTGTAAGAGCTTTTGATATGTTCCAAGATAAGTTATTCTCCGGTTACCTATATGCTCGGCCATATAAAGCAGGGCTAGTTAAAGACGGTCCAACTTCATTTATTACATACCCTTTAAAACGATTAAATTGGATTAGATTGCTACTGTTCAGGCACTCTAAATGCTTAGGTCAAGAAATGTTACTGGGTACTTGACATTCCCAGAGTGTTGCTTCCTCGCTGATCGCGAGGATCACTCATTACGTAGCTGTTGATCGCTGTAGAGCGTTGAGCACAGTGTTCACCGCTCCTTTGCGCACCTTAATCCAACAGCTTCGTTATTCTCATAAAACTAGTAACGCTGAGAGAGATTAGCTGTGTCCAAATTGACTAGGTTTACTCCGTATATACGTGTTACATAGTCATATGCAAGGCTGAGCTGCCAAGTAGGTCTAGTCTATTAAAATTTGATTTTCTAACTCTTGCTATAGACTTAATTTATACTATAGCAAGCCTCGCGTAAAGCTGGTGTTCGCGCCTTTTCCATCAAGATTAAGCAGCGAGGCCGCCGTCAACCATCAAGATCTGGCCAGTGATATAAGACGCCTTTGATGAGGCCAGGAACGCGACCGCCTCAGCGATTTCAGCAGCCTCGCCCCAGCGCTTAAGCGGCGTCACCGCAGTGGCGCCCTCCAGCAGCGCTCTCGTCGGCGTTTCCATCATCGTCTCTACCATACCGGCGTTGATAACGCCAGGTCCCACGGCATTGGCGCGGATACCGTGAGCAGCCTCCTCGGTGGCAAGCTGGCGCACCATCATGGTAACCGCCGCCTTGGGCGTGGCCGAGAGCGCATCGTACGGCACGGTGCGGCTCACTGCGCTGGTGACCAGTGCCACAAACGAGCCGCCCTTGCCCTCACGCAATACTGGCACGCCAACCTGTACAATATTGTAAAAGCCATAGACATCGGTTTCGATGACGCCGCGGAAAGATTCTTCCTTGAACTCCGCCAGTGGGCCTGTATCAAACACGAGACCGCCAGCAGACACTATTGTGTGTACGCGCTTATATGTTTCCACAGCATGCTTGAAGACAGCCTCGACTGCCTTGCGATCAGTGACATCGCAAGCTATTGCGCTTGCCTTGCGACCAAGTTTGCGCAATTCCTCCACCAGGGACTCAGCATCAGCGGAGCGAGACCTGTAAGTAACAACAATGTTGGAACCGCGCTCCGCCATCAGGCCAGCGCTTGCGCGGCCAAGGCCACCGGAGCCACCAAAGACCACGGCACAGCCTTCGGAAAATTCAGGTTGGGTGACGCCAAAAGCCATTGTAGTTTCTGCTTGTTGACTTGTTCGTCGAGCGGCGCGGTAGATCGGTAGGTATGTATATTGAAAGATTGTTGAGTTGTATACAGAGTAGATAGGTAGAGCCTTGGAGAATGAAAGGCTTTATATCATCTTCTGTATATAAAAACAGTTGTGGACCAACGCAGCTCCGGCATAAGAACCGGCAGTTGTTCTTACCTGCCACGTAGGAAGTCTCCTAGCGGATCGAAACCAGTCCCCCCCAAGGCGCATACGACAAATTATACCCCTGAGCACCGCATTAACCTCCAATAGCTGCCACCGCTCTTGTTGTTTATATCCAGACAAGACTCTGCCCATCACCTAGCTGTAGACAGCCAAGATCGCCGCTGCCCCAGGGTCCCTCTTCCACGGACGCTCCTGGCATGAAGCTAGATCTTAAGTATACTATTGATAACTGCCGGCTGCACTTGGTCTAATATCATATTATGTCGAATCATGCGTGGGCTGGAGAATGTGTAGTGTATATgaagtacggagtacaaaTAATCTATACCTATTATAGCAGACTAATAGTTTTCAAGCCCTGGCTAATACTAGGAGCAAAGCCttaatattactaaataCTTAAGGGGGCATGATGAAACTATTTCGTTACtgggaaagaaaaataaaaaggggTAAATAGGCTTGACTATGCAGTCTCTCTTTTAATATGTCTTACCCCTATTTCTTGTCTTACAGCGAGAGCCGATTACTTTGTAAATACTACGGAAGCTGGGATTGAACTACCCACTTAACAAGCCCCCAATCTTTAGTCACAAGGACAATCGGTCCATAAGGGTAACCATACCGGCCAGGATCCTGAATCTGTTAGGTCTTGTAAATGGACCGTTCACGAGTTATTGTTGCTCTGCTTTTATTTActcttggagaagagataCAAAGCACGCTTGCTCAAGAGCTTTGATAGGAGACCTTGTTGTGAAGCAGTACGTATTCTACATAGAGAATTTGCGCCTATACTGAATATTTCTACAAAGTTAAGTGGAAATTTTGATGAGGGAATATTACACAATACTATCTTCATCCCCTTGAGGATGTGAGACgaattaaaaaagaaaaaaaagtccgTAGTAGCGGGGATTGAAACCACGGTTTGATTCTAAAGTGAGGAGTCATTTAATTTTTTTGGGTGCTCAAACTAAGCTGCAACGCAGTTTGAGCCTAAGGAGTTATGATCATAGGTCAACATCACTCACTTACCCCTAGCGATTCCTTACTAGGAAATAACTACTACTTTAGTTGTGCTTaccttaaatataaataatatatatatatatatatatatatatatattaatactattataCTCAATACTTGATGCATATTTGTTCTAGACTTCAAAAGCTCACTTCACTTTCTGGACTGTTTTCCACTTATCAA harbors:
- a CDS encoding enoyl-(Acyl carrier protein) reductase domain-containing protein codes for the protein MAFGVTQPEFSEGCAVVFGGSGGLGRASAGLMAERGSNIVVTYRSRSADAESLVEELRKLGRKASAIACDVTDRKAVEAVFKHAVETYKRVHTIVSAGGLVFDTGPLAEFKEESFRGVIETDVYGFYNIVQVGVPVLREGKGGSFVALVTSALATEEAAHGIRANAVGPGVINAGMVETMMETPTRALLEGATAVTPLKRWGEAAEIAEAVAFLASSKASYITGQILMVDGGLAA